The Streptomyces cynarae genome contains a region encoding:
- a CDS encoding ribonuclease J, with protein MSHPHPELKAAPPLPEGGLRVIALGGLGEIGRNMTVFEHGGKLLIVDCGVLFPEETQPGVDVILPDFTSIRDRLDDIVAVVLTHGHEDHIGGVPYLLRERSDIPVVGSKLTLAFLEAKLKEHGIRPRTVRVREGDRRGFGPFDCEFVAVNHSIPDSLAVAIRTRAGMVLHTGDFKMDQFPLDDRITDLRAFARLGEEGVDLFLTDSTNAEVPGFTTSERELNPAIEQVMRTAPRRVIVSSFASHVHRIQQVLDAAHQHGRKVAFVGRSMVRNMGIARDLGYLKVPSGLVVSTKELEKLPDHKITLVCTGSQGEPMAALSRMANRDHMIRIGKGDTVLLASSLIPGNENAIYRVINGLTRWGAHVVHKGNAKVHVSGHASAGELVYCYNIVKPRNVMPVHGEWRHLRANADLAIRTGVDPERVVIAEDGVVVDLIDGRASITGKVAAGNVYVDGMEVGGATEASLKDRLTLAAEGVVTVVAIVDADTGALAEAPDFLARGFVHDDATFEPVIPVIEKTLATAAEEGVGDARQLEQLLARAVANWAFRTHRRKPLIIPVIIDA; from the coding sequence ATGAGTCATCCGCACCCCGAGCTGAAAGCCGCCCCTCCCCTGCCTGAAGGAGGGCTGCGGGTCATCGCCCTGGGCGGCCTGGGCGAGATCGGCCGCAACATGACCGTCTTCGAACACGGGGGCAAGCTGCTCATCGTCGACTGCGGCGTGCTGTTCCCCGAGGAGACCCAGCCCGGCGTGGACGTGATCCTGCCGGACTTCACCTCGATCCGGGACCGGCTGGACGACATCGTGGCCGTGGTACTCACCCACGGCCACGAGGACCACATCGGCGGCGTGCCTTACCTGCTGCGCGAGCGGTCCGACATTCCGGTCGTCGGCTCCAAGCTGACGCTGGCGTTCCTGGAGGCCAAGCTCAAGGAACACGGCATCCGGCCGCGCACGGTGCGGGTGCGGGAGGGCGACCGGCGTGGCTTCGGGCCCTTCGACTGCGAGTTCGTGGCGGTCAACCACTCCATCCCCGACAGCCTCGCGGTCGCGATCCGCACCCGGGCCGGGATGGTGCTGCACACCGGCGACTTCAAGATGGACCAGTTCCCTCTCGACGACCGCATCACCGATCTGCGCGCCTTCGCCCGCCTCGGCGAGGAGGGCGTGGACCTGTTCCTCACCGACTCCACCAACGCCGAAGTACCCGGCTTCACCACCTCCGAGCGAGAGCTGAACCCGGCGATCGAGCAGGTGATGCGCACCGCGCCGCGCCGGGTCATCGTCTCCAGCTTCGCCAGCCACGTGCACCGCATCCAGCAGGTCCTGGACGCCGCCCACCAGCACGGCCGCAAGGTCGCCTTCGTCGGCCGGTCGATGGTCCGCAACATGGGCATCGCCCGTGACCTGGGCTATTTGAAGGTCCCCTCCGGTCTGGTCGTGAGCACGAAGGAGCTGGAGAAGCTCCCGGACCACAAGATCACGCTGGTGTGCACCGGCTCCCAGGGCGAACCGATGGCCGCGCTGTCACGGATGGCCAACCGCGACCACATGATCCGCATCGGCAAGGGCGACACCGTCCTGCTCGCCAGCTCCCTCATCCCCGGCAACGAGAACGCCATCTACCGGGTGATCAACGGACTCACCCGGTGGGGCGCCCACGTCGTCCACAAGGGCAACGCCAAGGTGCACGTCTCCGGGCATGCCAGCGCCGGCGAACTCGTCTACTGCTACAACATCGTCAAGCCCCGCAACGTCATGCCCGTGCACGGCGAGTGGCGCCACCTGCGGGCCAATGCCGACCTCGCCATCCGTACCGGTGTCGATCCCGAACGGGTCGTCATCGCCGAAGACGGCGTCGTCGTCGACCTGATCGACGGACGCGCATCCATCACCGGCAAGGTCGCCGCCGGCAACGTCTACGTGGACGGCATGGAAGTCGGCGGCGCCACCGAAGCGTCCCTCAAGGACCGCCTCACCCTCGCCGCCGAAGGCGTGGTCACGGTGGTGGCGATCGTCGACGCGGACACCGGCGCCCTCGCCGAGGCCCCCGACTTCCTGGCCCGGGGCTTCGTCCACGACGACGCCACCTTCGAGCCGGTCATCCCCGTCATCGAGAAGACCCTGGCCACCGCAGCCGAGGAAGGCGTCGGGGACGCGCGCCAACTCGAACAACTCCTCGCCCGCGCCGTGGCGAACTGGGCGTTCCGCACCCACCGCCGCAAGCCCCTCATCATCCCCGTCATCATCGACGCCTGA
- a CDS encoding fatty acid desaturase family protein, whose protein sequence is MTAIDPTAHLTAEQIEELGRELDAIRDEVIAGRGEKDAAYIRKVISAQRKLELVSRGVLLFSIFPPAWLLGTAGLSVAKIMDNMEIGHNILHGQWDWMRDPKIHSTTWEWDHVSPADQWKHSHNELHHTYTNVIGKDNDLGYGIMRVDEDQKWHPFHLGQPLWNFINACFFEYGIAAYDLELGKNLHKRRRNNPEFRARAKAVGRKIRKQVLKDYVIHPLLSGPSFLTTLAATFTANLVRNIWSHSVIMCGHFPEGVQVFERRSIKDETRGQWYLRQMMGSANISGSRAMHFMTGNLSHQIEHHLFPDLPSNRYAEVAVKVRALFEKYELEYVTGPLPKQVFSAWRKVFRLSLPNKKPEVKTPDRQQELVAA, encoded by the coding sequence TTGACCGCCATCGACCCCACCGCCCACCTGACCGCGGAGCAGATCGAGGAGCTCGGCCGCGAGCTGGACGCGATCCGCGACGAGGTGATCGCCGGCCGCGGCGAGAAAGACGCCGCCTACATCCGTAAGGTCATCTCGGCGCAGCGCAAGCTCGAGCTGGTCAGCAGGGGCGTGCTGCTGTTCTCCATCTTCCCGCCCGCGTGGCTGCTCGGCACCGCCGGGCTGTCCGTGGCGAAGATCATGGACAACATGGAGATCGGCCACAACATCCTGCACGGCCAGTGGGACTGGATGCGGGACCCGAAGATCCACTCCACGACCTGGGAGTGGGATCACGTCTCGCCGGCCGACCAGTGGAAGCACTCCCACAACGAGCTGCACCACACGTACACCAACGTGATCGGCAAGGACAACGACCTCGGCTACGGCATCATGCGCGTCGACGAGGACCAGAAGTGGCACCCGTTCCACCTCGGCCAGCCGCTGTGGAACTTCATCAACGCCTGCTTCTTCGAGTACGGCATCGCAGCGTACGACCTGGAGCTCGGCAAGAACCTGCACAAGCGCCGCCGCAACAACCCGGAGTTCCGCGCGCGGGCCAAGGCCGTGGGCCGCAAGATCCGCAAGCAGGTACTCAAGGACTACGTGATCCACCCGCTGCTGTCGGGCCCCTCCTTCCTCACCACGCTCGCCGCCACGTTCACCGCGAACCTGGTCCGCAACATCTGGTCCCACTCGGTGATCATGTGCGGACACTTCCCGGAGGGCGTACAGGTCTTCGAGCGCCGGTCGATCAAGGACGAGACGCGCGGCCAGTGGTACCTGCGCCAGATGATGGGCTCGGCGAACATCAGCGGCAGCAGGGCCATGCACTTCATGACCGGCAACCTGTCGCACCAGATCGAGCACCACCTGTTCCCGGACCTGCCGAGCAACCGGTACGCCGAGGTCGCGGTGAAGGTGCGCGCGCTGTTCGAGAAGTACGAGCTGGAGTACGTCACCGGACCGCTGCCCAAACAGGTGTTCTCCGCGTGGCGCAAGGTCTTCCGGCTCTCGCTGCCGAACAAGAAGCCCGAGGTCAAGACGCCGGACCGTCAGCAGGAGCTCGTCGCCGCCTGA
- a CDS encoding ATP-binding protein: MHENEDQPLARRPILSALAFEGSEPITEARCAARRFLTDVQAVHGIPVSDRAMGTVQLAVSELVTNAYKYAPGPCLLDLEVSEGTVQISVWDTDPTLPAACPADPGRVGQHGLEIVMAVCQSFEVRREPVGKLVRAAIVLADGPGGDPAGRLL; the protein is encoded by the coding sequence GTGCACGAAAACGAGGACCAGCCGCTGGCCCGCCGCCCGATACTGTCGGCCCTCGCCTTCGAGGGCAGCGAACCGATCACCGAGGCCCGCTGCGCGGCCCGCCGCTTCCTGACCGACGTACAGGCAGTACACGGCATCCCGGTCTCCGACCGCGCGATGGGCACCGTGCAGCTGGCCGTCAGCGAGCTGGTCACCAACGCCTACAAGTACGCGCCAGGCCCCTGCCTGCTGGACCTGGAGGTCAGCGAAGGCACCGTCCAGATCAGCGTCTGGGACACCGACCCGACACTGCCCGCGGCCTGCCCCGCAGACCCGGGCCGGGTCGGGCAGCACGGCTTGGAGATCGTCATGGCCGTGTGCCAGAGCTTCGAGGTGCGCCGCGAGCCGGTGGGCAAGCTAGTCAGGGCCGCCATCGTGCTGGCCGACGGCCCCGGCGGAGATCCGGCCGGCCGCCTGCTGTGA
- a CDS encoding DUF5302 domain-containing protein, whose translation MTAEPVSTEGSEPTASETSPLAPDSDGNYDLKRKFREALARKRGAQADAADVAANPDASKVRSAHGPAASQRSFRRKSGG comes from the coding sequence ATGACCGCAGAGCCCGTATCTACGGAAGGTTCGGAGCCGACTGCCTCCGAGACGTCCCCTCTGGCGCCGGACAGCGACGGCAATTATGACCTCAAGCGCAAGTTCCGCGAAGCCTTGGCGCGTAAGCGCGGTGCGCAGGCGGACGCCGCCGATGTTGCCGCAAACCCCGATGCGTCGAAGGTGCGTTCGGCGCACGGCCCGGCTGCGAGCCAGCGGTCGTTCAGGCGCAAGAGCGGCGGCTGA
- a CDS encoding ATP-binding SpoIIE family protein phosphatase — MHNSDVENTDPAGAFQGATSVSGAGPGGRPPAFDGLAAAVLDDRGTVVGWTSTAQDLTGFCADEVHGRPVQELVADLPHDPRRAAQVPATGRVRLRHQCGDAIDVTFRTTRVSGSADFLVLAAPTPHVADHRHGAALLRALSAQSRITIALHDTDLTTVQTNAMPDTPDGRPIQPGARLGDVLCAEDAESIEAVLRQVLETGVPVMHRSQRVSWRHHPARRHALSLSAFRLEDALGRPAGVAALYIDDTERLRARRHLDLAHAVAERVGGSLDVVRTAHDLADVLVPAFGDLAAVDLAEAVFDGDEPAERLGGGDLHLRNAALAPATAVWPPGIQRGNLVPSLCDHPLLRRFQHGETVVYGRDDFITLIGDPQQAEQLLPHDTHAVMVAPLHARGLTLGAIVVWRTGPSEPFTEDEAELMKQIASRGALGIDNARRYTREHRAAMALQRRLLPPATTDTPAAETAGVYLPTGRGAGTSGDWYDAIPLPSLRLALVAGDVIGHGIPASATMGRLRAAIQTLADLEPEPDELLTRLADLVQRLAAEAPSGDHDVMGATCLYAVYDPVTRRCAMASAGHPSPVLVRPDGSAEAVGILPGPPLAVCGMPYETTTIDVEPGSVLVLYTDGLVQQATHDVCDGLQRLTRALATSCHPDRALEETGRTLIDNLVDEAPRDDATLLLARTRAVPVEDTARWRIPADPAAVSDARGWAIRQLTAWGLDDLVLPTELIVSELVTNAIRYGRPPAELRLIRHQVLVCEVTDSNTAQPRLRRARTTDEGGRGLFLVAQLAERWGCRHGQNHKTIWSEQPIARAH; from the coding sequence ATGCACAACTCGGATGTTGAAAACACCGACCCGGCAGGCGCCTTTCAGGGTGCGACGAGCGTCTCCGGCGCCGGCCCCGGCGGCCGGCCGCCCGCCTTCGACGGTCTGGCCGCGGCCGTGCTCGACGATCGGGGCACGGTGGTGGGGTGGACCAGCACAGCACAGGACCTGACCGGGTTCTGCGCCGACGAGGTCCACGGCCGCCCCGTGCAGGAGCTCGTGGCCGACCTCCCGCACGACCCGCGCAGGGCCGCACAAGTGCCGGCGACCGGCCGGGTACGACTGCGTCACCAGTGCGGCGACGCGATCGACGTCACATTCCGGACCACACGGGTGAGCGGCTCGGCGGACTTCCTCGTGCTCGCAGCCCCCACTCCTCACGTCGCCGACCACCGGCACGGCGCAGCCCTCCTGCGCGCACTGTCCGCACAGAGCCGGATCACGATCGCCCTGCACGACACGGATCTCACCACCGTGCAGACGAACGCCATGCCGGACACTCCCGACGGCCGTCCCATACAGCCGGGCGCCCGGCTGGGCGACGTGCTGTGCGCCGAGGACGCGGAGAGCATCGAGGCGGTACTTCGGCAGGTGCTCGAGACCGGTGTCCCGGTGATGCACAGAAGCCAGCGAGTGAGCTGGCGACACCATCCGGCGCGGCGACACGCGCTGTCGCTGTCCGCCTTCCGCCTGGAGGACGCACTAGGACGCCCCGCGGGGGTCGCAGCCCTGTACATAGACGACACCGAACGACTGCGTGCCCGCCGCCACCTGGATCTTGCCCATGCGGTCGCCGAGCGGGTGGGGGGCTCCCTGGATGTCGTGCGGACCGCGCATGATCTCGCGGACGTCCTTGTACCCGCCTTCGGTGATCTCGCCGCAGTCGACCTTGCGGAAGCCGTCTTCGACGGTGACGAACCCGCCGAGCGGCTGGGCGGAGGAGATCTGCATCTGCGCAACGCGGCTCTGGCGCCGGCCACCGCGGTCTGGCCGCCCGGCATCCAGCGTGGCAACCTCGTCCCATCCCTGTGCGACCACCCCCTTCTGCGCCGCTTCCAGCACGGCGAGACGGTCGTCTACGGCCGGGACGACTTCATCACCCTGATCGGCGACCCGCAGCAGGCCGAGCAGCTCCTGCCGCACGACACCCACGCGGTGATGGTGGCACCGCTGCACGCCCGCGGCCTCACCCTCGGCGCGATCGTGGTCTGGCGCACGGGCCCGTCCGAACCGTTCACCGAGGACGAGGCGGAACTCATGAAGCAGATCGCCTCACGCGGAGCACTGGGCATCGACAACGCCCGCCGCTACACGCGCGAGCACAGAGCCGCCATGGCCCTGCAGCGAAGGCTCCTTCCCCCGGCCACGACCGACACTCCGGCAGCCGAGACCGCCGGCGTCTACCTGCCCACAGGCCGTGGCGCGGGCACCAGCGGCGACTGGTACGACGCCATACCCCTGCCCTCTCTCCGGCTGGCCCTCGTCGCCGGAGACGTGATCGGCCACGGCATACCCGCCAGTGCCACCATGGGCCGTCTGCGCGCCGCCATCCAGACCCTCGCCGACCTCGAACCGGAGCCGGACGAGTTGCTCACGCGTCTCGCTGACCTGGTCCAGCGTCTCGCGGCGGAAGCACCCTCTGGCGACCATGACGTCATGGGCGCCACCTGTCTGTACGCGGTCTACGACCCGGTCACCCGACGCTGCGCCATGGCCAGTGCCGGGCACCCGTCGCCGGTGCTCGTGCGGCCCGACGGGAGTGCCGAAGCCGTCGGCATACTCCCGGGGCCGCCCCTCGCCGTCTGCGGCATGCCGTACGAGACAACCACGATCGACGTCGAGCCGGGCAGCGTCCTCGTGCTCTACACCGACGGCCTGGTCCAGCAAGCCACACACGACGTGTGCGACGGGCTTCAGCGGCTGACCCGTGCTCTCGCCACCTCCTGCCACCCGGACCGCGCGCTGGAGGAGACCGGCAGGACCCTCATTGACAATCTGGTGGACGAAGCACCACGTGACGACGCGACCCTGCTGCTGGCGCGCACCCGCGCGGTACCGGTCGAGGACACCGCCCGCTGGCGGATACCGGCCGATCCGGCTGCTGTCTCGGACGCCCGGGGATGGGCGATCCGCCAACTCACCGCGTGGGGGTTGGACGACCTCGTCCTCCCCACCGAGCTCATCGTCAGTGAACTGGTCACCAACGCGATCCGCTACGGTCGTCCGCCGGCGGAGCTGCGACTGATTCGGCACCAGGTTCTGGTCTGCGAGGTCACCGACTCCAACACCGCCCAACCCCGTCTGCGCCGCGCTCGCACCACCGACGAGGGTGGACGCGGACTGTTCCTCGTTGCCCAACTCGCCGAGCGCTGGGGCTGCCGCCACGGCCAGAACCACAAGACCATCTGGTCCGAACAGCCCATCGCGCGCGCCCACTGA
- a CDS encoding SCO5918 family protein — translation MRCVIARFPFDLTKSGVVESMKGVTPELVTGEFVIIGRRHYPVKQVGQVVTRQDRRDFSTAEVLRAMTQLGFTCRTRPTAASAPLADPYGPASATLGAPPVRLTYGQV, via the coding sequence GTGCGCTGTGTCATCGCTCGCTTCCCGTTCGACCTGACCAAGAGCGGCGTGGTGGAATCGATGAAGGGCGTCACACCTGAGCTGGTCACCGGTGAGTTCGTCATCATCGGACGACGCCACTACCCCGTCAAGCAGGTCGGCCAGGTCGTCACCCGCCAGGACCGGCGTGATTTCAGCACCGCCGAAGTCCTCAGGGCCATGACCCAACTCGGCTTCACCTGCCGCACCCGCCCTACCGCCGCATCTGCGCCCCTGGCCGACCCGTACGGGCCGGCTTCCGCAACGCTCGGCGCTCCCCCTGTCCGCCTGACGTACGGACAGGTGTGA
- a CDS encoding cold-shock protein, giving the protein MASGTVKWFNAEKGFGFIEQDGGGADVFAHYSNIAAQGFRELIEGQKVTFDIAQGQKGPTAENIVLA; this is encoded by the coding sequence ATGGCTTCTGGTACTGTCAAGTGGTTCAACGCGGAAAAGGGCTTCGGCTTCATCGAGCAGGACGGTGGCGGCGCTGATGTGTTCGCCCACTACTCGAACATTGCCGCCCAGGGCTTCCGTGAGCTGATCGAGGGCCAGAAGGTGACCTTCGACATCGCGCAGGGCCAGAAGGGCCCGACGGCCGAGAACATCGTTCTCGCCTGA
- a CDS encoding DEAD/DEAH box helicase, with protein MNRTRTNDRFTRTRNGSTDSGRGGSRFGSSARSRSGGPSRSGGHGRRPAAVQGEFALPKTITPALPAVEGFADLDMPGALLGALSSQGVTVPFPIQAATLPNSLAGRDVLGRGRTGSGKTLAFGLALLARTAGQRAEAGQPLALILVPTRELAQQVTDALAPYARSVRLRLATVVGGMPIGRQASALRAGAEIVVATPGRLKDLIDRGDCRLNQVSITVLDEADQMADMGFMPQVTALLDQVRPEGQRMLFSATLDRNVDLLVRRYLSDPVVHSVDPSAGAVTTMEHHVLHIHGADKHTATTQIAARDGRVIMFLDTKHAVDGLTEHLLNSGVRAAALHGGKSQPQRTRTLAQFKTGHVNVLVATNVAARGIHVDNLDLVVNVDPPTDHKDYLHRGGRTARAGESGSVVTLVTPNQRRGMTRLMAAAGIIPQTTQVRVGEEALHRITGAQAPSGIPVVITAPVVERPKKRGATSRGRRRPVSAARRAPVRQSTPGAAA; from the coding sequence ATGAACCGCACACGCACGAACGACCGCTTCACCCGCACCCGTAACGGCAGTACCGACTCCGGCAGGGGCGGCAGCCGATTCGGCTCGTCGGCCAGGAGCCGCTCCGGCGGGCCGAGCCGTTCCGGTGGTCACGGCCGCCGGCCCGCCGCGGTCCAGGGGGAGTTCGCCCTCCCCAAGACGATCACTCCCGCGCTCCCCGCCGTGGAGGGCTTCGCCGATCTCGACATGCCCGGGGCACTGCTGGGCGCGCTCAGCTCGCAAGGCGTGACCGTACCCTTCCCGATCCAGGCCGCGACCCTGCCGAATTCCCTCGCCGGCCGGGACGTACTGGGCCGTGGCCGCACCGGCTCCGGCAAGACCCTCGCCTTCGGGCTGGCGCTGCTGGCCCGTACGGCCGGGCAGCGTGCCGAGGCGGGGCAGCCGCTGGCGCTGATCCTCGTACCCACGCGTGAGCTGGCGCAGCAGGTCACCGACGCGCTCGCCCCGTACGCCCGCTCCGTGAGGCTGCGGCTGGCCACGGTGGTGGGCGGAATGCCGATCGGTCGGCAGGCGAGCGCGCTGCGCGCCGGCGCCGAGATCGTCGTCGCCACACCCGGACGCCTCAAAGACCTCATCGACCGTGGCGACTGCCGGCTGAACCAGGTTTCCATCACCGTCCTCGACGAGGCCGACCAGATGGCCGACATGGGCTTCATGCCGCAGGTCACCGCCCTCCTCGACCAGGTCCGCCCCGAAGGCCAGCGCATGCTGTTCTCCGCCACTCTCGACCGCAACGTCGACCTGCTCGTGCGCCGCTACCTCAGCGACCCCGTCGTGCACTCCGTCGATCCCTCGGCCGGCGCGGTCACGACGATGGAGCACCACGTGCTCCACATTCACGGCGCCGACAAGCACACGGCAACCACCCAGATCGCCGCACGCGACGGCCGCGTGATCATGTTCCTCGACACCAAGCACGCCGTCGACGGCCTCACCGAACACCTCCTGAACAGCGGGGTACGGGCCGCCGCCCTGCACGGCGGGAAGTCGCAGCCACAGCGCACCCGCACGCTGGCACAGTTCAAGACCGGGCACGTCAACGTGCTGGTGGCGACCAACGTCGCGGCGCGCGGCATCCACGTCGACAACCTCGACCTCGTCGTCAACGTCGACCCGCCGACCGACCACAAGGACTACCTCCACCGCGGTGGCCGTACCGCCCGCGCCGGCGAGTCCGGCAGCGTCGTCACCCTGGTCACCCCCAACCAGCGCCGCGGCATGACCCGCCTCATGGCAGCGGCCGGCATCATTCCGCAGACCACCCAGGTCCGCGTCGGCGAAGAAGCCCTGCACCGCATCACCGGCGCCCAGGCCCCCTCCGGCATCCCGGTCGTCATCACCGCACCGGTGGTCGAACGCCCCAAGAAGCGCGGCGCCACCTCACGAGGTCGGCGCCGCCCCGTCTCGGCGGCCCGCCGCGCGCCCGTACGGCAGTCCACCCCCGGTGCAGCGGCATAG
- a CDS encoding ferredoxin reductase, translating into MTSAALRSRAWKLLEMVTTPLLPSDYLDLVSPLRAGADLRGRIEAVHPETDDAATVVIRPGRGWRGHTAGQYVRIGVDVDGVRLWRAYSLTSPTNRQDGRVTITVKAIPDGKVSNHLVRRAKPGTLIQLDQATGDFVLPQAKPVKVLYLTAGSGITPVMGMLRDTEFDDVVMVHCAPRPQDVIFRNELHDLVADKKLRLTEVHTATDGMLDIARLDELVPDWAERETWACGPAGLLDAAEEHWSKHGVQERLHTERFRPSIAVAGDGGEVTFSATGKTVDADGATPLLDIGEEAGVLMPSGCRMGICFGCVTPLRGGAVRDLRTGEITEAEPGVLIQTCVSAAAGPCDIER; encoded by the coding sequence ATGACGAGTGCGGCCCTCCGCAGCAGGGCGTGGAAACTGCTGGAAATGGTCACGACGCCGCTGCTGCCGTCGGACTACCTCGACCTGGTCAGCCCATTGCGTGCGGGCGCTGACCTGCGTGGGCGCATCGAGGCGGTGCACCCCGAGACGGATGACGCCGCGACTGTCGTGATCAGGCCGGGACGGGGCTGGCGCGGCCACACAGCCGGTCAGTACGTGCGGATCGGGGTCGACGTCGACGGGGTGCGCCTGTGGCGTGCCTACTCCCTCACCTCGCCGACGAACCGCCAGGACGGCCGCGTCACGATCACCGTGAAGGCGATCCCGGACGGCAAGGTCAGCAACCACCTGGTCCGCAGGGCGAAACCGGGCACGCTGATCCAACTCGACCAGGCGACCGGTGACTTCGTGCTGCCGCAGGCCAAGCCCGTCAAGGTGCTCTACCTGACGGCCGGCAGCGGCATCACACCCGTGATGGGCATGCTGCGCGACACCGAGTTCGACGACGTCGTCATGGTCCACTGCGCGCCACGGCCGCAAGATGTGATCTTCCGCAACGAACTGCACGACCTGGTCGCGGACAAGAAGCTGCGGCTCACCGAGGTGCACACCGCCACAGACGGCATGCTCGACATCGCCCGTCTCGACGAACTCGTGCCCGACTGGGCCGAGCGCGAGACCTGGGCTTGCGGACCCGCGGGCCTGCTCGACGCCGCCGAAGAGCACTGGAGCAAGCACGGCGTCCAAGAGCGCCTGCACACCGAACGCTTCCGCCCCAGCATCGCCGTCGCCGGCGACGGCGGCGAGGTCACGTTCAGCGCCACCGGCAAGACCGTCGACGCGGACGGCGCCACGCCGTTGCTGGACATCGGCGAGGAGGCCGGCGTGCTCATGCCCTCCGGGTGCCGCATGGGCATCTGCTTCGGCTGCGTCACGCCGCTCAGGGGTGGCGCCGTCCGCGACCTGCGCACCGGCGAGATCACCGAGGCCGAGCCGGGCGTCCTCATCCAGACCTGCGTGTCCGCCGCGGCGGGCCCCTGCGACATCGAACGGTAG
- a CDS encoding CBS domain-containing protein — protein MTLDQTQFRSTRTNAVQTAADPADAAGPQVWEDMTVEVALSVMAAARTGQLVVCDEDGMCTGLVTRDRLTAVRDGSGYTDRIRLRDIADVIGPFTSPLATRAEAERAMRCRRLGAPPVVDGHGNALGVLSR, from the coding sequence TTGACGCTGGACCAGACGCAGTTCCGCTCAACACGTACCAACGCCGTGCAGACGGCGGCCGATCCCGCGGACGCGGCCGGACCCCAGGTCTGGGAGGACATGACCGTGGAGGTGGCACTGTCCGTGATGGCCGCCGCCCGTACAGGTCAGCTGGTCGTCTGCGACGAGGACGGTATGTGCACCGGCCTGGTCACCCGGGACCGGCTCACGGCCGTTCGTGACGGTTCCGGATACACGGATCGGATCCGCCTGCGTGACATCGCCGACGTCATCGGGCCCTTCACCTCGCCGCTGGCCACGAGGGCCGAAGCCGAGCGTGCGATGCGCTGCCGCCGGCTCGGGGCCCCGCCCGTGGTCGACGGACACGGCAACGCTCTGGGCGTCCTCTCCCGCTGA
- a CDS encoding helix-turn-helix domain-containing protein — translation MPPGSSRAVTPLDDDDYPAYTMGRAAEMLGTTPAFLRALGEHRLITPLRSEGGHRRYSRYQLRIAARARELVDQGTPIEAACRIVILEDQLEEAQRINEQLRTQGGQPQSKTSA, via the coding sequence ATGCCCCCTGGCAGTTCCCGCGCCGTCACCCCTCTCGATGACGACGACTACCCCGCCTACACCATGGGCCGGGCCGCCGAGATGCTCGGCACCACCCCCGCCTTCCTCCGCGCCCTCGGCGAACACCGCCTGATCACCCCCTTGCGCTCCGAAGGCGGCCACCGCCGCTACTCCCGCTACCAGCTGCGCATCGCCGCCCGCGCCCGCGAACTCGTCGACCAGGGCACCCCCATCGAGGCCGCCTGCCGCATCGTCATCCTCGAAGACCAGCTCGAAGAAGCGCAGCGCATCAACGAACAACTGCGCACCCAAGGCGGCCAGCCGCAGTCGAAGACCTCAGCCTGA